Proteins encoded by one window of Hafnia alvei:
- a CDS encoding YejG family protein, which yields MNSFQLSIVHRLPQSYRWSSGLTGVQVEPIYLAKTTGAENTDVNNTVIDNNAIDNNSLIGLKLLSEEGEAAWQIMKRLNQSLQEMQVNCSVVELDGEPCLFVHLEDESAAMCRLKNVGVAIAEPIVAQYPF from the coding sequence GTGAATAGTTTCCAGCTTTCGATAGTCCACCGGTTGCCTCAGAGCTACCGCTGGTCATCAGGGCTCACCGGTGTGCAGGTTGAACCCATTTATTTGGCGAAAACGACTGGCGCTGAGAATACGGACGTTAATAATACTGTTATCGATAATAACGCTATTGATAATAATAGTTTGATTGGCCTGAAGCTCCTGAGTGAAGAGGGAGAAGCAGCTTGGCAAATCATGAAACGTCTGAATCAGTCTTTACAAGAGATGCAGGTAAACTGCTCTGTCGTTGAGCTTGACGGTGAACCTTGTCTATTTGTTCATCTTGAAGATGAAAGTGCGGCGATGTGTCGCCTAAAAAACGTCGGTGTAGCTATCGCTGAACCGATTGTCGCCCAGTATCCGTTCTGA
- a CDS encoding Bcr/CflA family multidrug efflux MFS transporter — MQTPRSSHLGLILILGLLSMLMPLAIDMYLPSMPVIAEQFGVPSGDVQMTLSAYTLGFAFGQMLYGPMADSIGRKPVIMYGTLFFALAGAACAMAQSVDQLIVMRLIHGLAAAAASVVINALMRDMFTKDDFARMMSFVVLVMTIAPLLAPIMGGALLIWFSWHAIFWAMAGAALLGTVLVAIFIKETLPKEKRQKFRLRTTLGNFASLFRHKRVLCYMLASGFSFAGMFSFLSAGPFVYIDLNGVSPQHFGYYFALNIVFLFIMTLINSRNVRRFGAINMLRFGLLVQFVMGIWLVITAMLDLGFWSLVIGVAAYVGCIAMITSNAMAVILDDFPHMAGTASSLAGTLRFSLGAVVGTLLALASARSEWPMVSSMFLCIFAAMMLFLYASRPAKASNRIDPA, encoded by the coding sequence GTGCCGAGTGGTGATGTACAGATGACGCTCAGCGCCTACACGCTGGGCTTTGCATTTGGACAAATGCTTTACGGCCCCATGGCCGATAGCATTGGGCGTAAACCGGTCATTATGTATGGCACGTTGTTCTTCGCCTTGGCGGGTGCTGCGTGTGCGATGGCGCAGTCGGTCGATCAGCTGATTGTGATGCGTTTAATCCACGGTTTAGCCGCTGCGGCCGCCAGCGTGGTGATTAATGCGCTGATGCGTGACATGTTCACCAAGGATGATTTTGCGCGCATGATGTCGTTTGTGGTGCTGGTGATGACCATTGCGCCGTTGCTTGCACCGATTATGGGCGGGGCGCTGCTGATTTGGTTTAGCTGGCATGCGATTTTCTGGGCGATGGCGGGTGCGGCGCTGTTGGGTACCGTGCTGGTGGCGATTTTCATCAAAGAAACGCTACCCAAAGAGAAACGGCAAAAGTTCCGCTTACGCACGACGCTGGGGAATTTTGCCTCGTTGTTTCGTCATAAACGCGTGCTGTGTTACATGTTAGCCAGTGGCTTCTCTTTTGCAGGGATGTTCTCGTTCCTCAGCGCGGGGCCATTTGTGTATATCGATCTGAACGGCGTATCGCCGCAGCATTTCGGCTATTACTTTGCGCTAAATATCGTTTTCTTGTTCATTATGACGCTGATTAATAGCCGCAACGTGCGTCGTTTTGGCGCGATCAACATGCTGCGTTTTGGTCTGCTGGTGCAGTTCGTGATGGGCATCTGGTTGGTCATTACCGCCATGCTGGACTTAGGTTTTTGGTCGCTGGTGATTGGCGTCGCCGCCTATGTTGGCTGTATCGCCATGATCACATCTAACGCGATGGCGGTGATCTTGGACGATTTCCCGCATATGGCAGGAACCGCATCCTCGCTGGCAGGAACGCTGCGCTTTAGCCTCGGTGCCGTAGTGGGAACGCTACTGGCGCTTGCTTCTGCACGAAGCGAATGGCCGATGGTAAGCTCCATGTTCCTGTGTATCTTTGCTGCCATGATGCTGTTCCTGTATGCCTCTAGACCTGCTAAGGCCAGCAACCGTATCGATCCCGCCTAA